In a genomic window of Magnolia sinica isolate HGM2019 chromosome 14, MsV1, whole genome shotgun sequence:
- the LOC131225013 gene encoding protein DMP2-like gives MAKDSQTQQTIRDKTLNGVGNLIKVLPTGTVFLFQFLSPVLSNYGHCSTINKYLTGALLTVCGFSCCFASFTDSYKASNGKIYYGIATKNGMWTFSDSNSGSVRLSSYKLRFSDFVHAAFSLIVFAVVALMDPNTVSCYYPSFESTQKAVLMALPLVVGVISSSVFTVFPNKRHGIGYPPTQASDSS, from the coding sequence ATGGCCAAAGACTCCCAAACCCAACAAACAATACGAGACAAGACTCTCAATGGAGTAGGAAACCTCATCAAGGTTCTCCCCACCGGAACTGTCTTCCTGTTTCAGTTCCTCTCTCCTGTCTTATCCAACTATGGCCATTGCTCCACCATCAACAAGTACTTGACAGGCGCACTCCTCACTGTCTGCGGCTTCTCATGTTGTTTCGCATCGTTCACAGATAGTTACAAGGCGAGTAATGGGAAGATTTACTACGGCATCGCCACAAAAAATGGGATGTGGACCTTTTCCGACTCGAACTCAGGGTCAGTGCGGCTCTCTAGCTACAAACTACGATTTAGCGATTTTGTCCATGCAGCATTTTCATTGATCGTGTTCGCGGTCGTTGCACTCATGGACCCCAACACCGTCAGTTGCTACTATCCATCGTTCGAATCAACCCAGAAGGCAGTTCTTATGGCGCTGCCACTGGTGGTTGGTGTGATATCAAGTTCGGTTTTCACGGTTTTCCCAAACAAGCGCCATGGCATTGGCTACCCTCCAACCCAGGCTTCTGACTCTTCTTAA